The Desulfonatronum sp. SC1 genome has a segment encoding these proteins:
- a CDS encoding SufD family Fe-S cluster assembly protein produces MSELAGKPQGAAQNIPPADVSRFAFSGKGAGITDIRSLTPEDKERLLMSGVDLDMAGRGGSYLQVDDKSVHCDTCDPNVEILDITEALRRYDGLPEYFWNAVKPDQDDFTRMAARERLQGGYFMRAKAGMKIAEPVQSCLFIKGEAVAQNVHNIIVVEEGAELHVITGCATAHDRQSALHLGISEFYVKKGGKLTFTMIHNWGEKVMVRPRTVGVVEEDGEFQSNYVLLKPVESVQSYPSIYLNGPRAVARFNSVIVAPAGSLVDTGNRIYLNAPETRGEIISRTITTGGKIIARGHIIGSHVPAKGHLECKGLILGNGIIHAIPELEGTVSGVELSHEAAVGKIAQEEIEYLMARGLDEDEATSTIVRGFLNVEIMGLPEKLRQTIDKTIQESEKDMF; encoded by the coding sequence ATGTCTGAATTAGCCGGCAAGCCTCAGGGCGCCGCTCAAAACATTCCCCCGGCCGACGTCTCCAGGTTCGCGTTTTCCGGCAAGGGCGCGGGAATCACGGACATCCGCTCTCTGACTCCGGAGGATAAGGAGCGCCTGCTCATGTCCGGCGTGGACCTGGATATGGCTGGCCGAGGCGGTTCGTATCTCCAGGTGGATGACAAGAGCGTACACTGTGATACCTGTGACCCCAATGTGGAAATCCTGGACATCACCGAGGCGCTGCGGCGATACGACGGTTTGCCGGAGTATTTCTGGAACGCAGTGAAACCGGATCAGGACGACTTCACGCGGATGGCAGCCCGGGAAAGATTGCAGGGAGGCTATTTCATGCGGGCCAAGGCCGGGATGAAGATCGCGGAGCCGGTTCAGTCCTGTCTGTTTATCAAGGGCGAGGCCGTGGCCCAGAACGTTCACAACATCATTGTCGTGGAAGAGGGCGCGGAGTTGCACGTGATCACCGGCTGCGCCACGGCGCACGACCGACAGTCCGCTCTGCATCTGGGCATTTCCGAGTTTTACGTGAAGAAGGGCGGCAAGCTGACTTTCACCATGATTCACAACTGGGGCGAGAAGGTCATGGTTCGGCCGCGCACCGTGGGCGTGGTGGAGGAAGATGGGGAATTCCAGAGCAACTACGTTCTGCTCAAGCCCGTGGAATCCGTGCAGTCTTACCCGTCCATCTATCTGAACGGCCCAAGGGCCGTGGCCCGCTTCAATTCGGTGATAGTGGCTCCCGCCGGCTCACTGGTGGACACGGGCAACCGGATCTACCTGAACGCCCCGGAAACCCGTGGGGAAATTATTTCTCGGACCATCACCACCGGGGGCAAGATCATCGCCCGGGGACACATCATCGGCAGCCACGTCCCGGCCAAGGGACATCTGGAGTGCAAGGGGCTGATCCTGGGCAACGGGATCATTCACGCGATTCCAGAATTGGAAGGCACGGTTTCCGGCGTGGAACTGTCCCACGAGGCGGCTGTGGGCAAGATCGCCCAAGAGGAAATCGAATACCTGATGGCCCGAGGTCTGGATGAGGATGAAGCCACGTCCACCATTGTCCGCGGCTTTCTGAACGTGGAGATCATGGGCCTGCCTGAAAAGCTGCGCCAGACCATCGATAAGACGATTCAGGAGTCGGAAAAAGACATGTTCTAG
- a CDS encoding ABC transporter ATP-binding protein — protein MLLIEDLRVSIGGQEVLKGVSLEIKEGETFILFGPNGSGKTSLLMTLMGFANYTVTGGKITFRGHDITHAPIYERARLGIGVSFQRPPTIHGLKTRQLVAMCALHRDREVDVEALARKLNFDQFLERDINSGFSGGEIKRSELLQLMAQKPSLLLFDEPESGVDLENMALIGNTVRELLNGSQEPKPDQSMKDLRAKRETSGLIITHTGYILDYIHADRGQVLHKGVLCCQANPRVILEHIGKFGYKECVRCLN, from the coding sequence ATGTTGTTGATCGAGGATCTTCGGGTTTCCATCGGCGGCCAGGAAGTGCTCAAGGGCGTCAGCCTGGAAATCAAGGAAGGGGAGACGTTCATCCTGTTCGGCCCCAACGGTTCGGGCAAGACGTCGTTGCTGATGACGTTGATGGGTTTCGCCAACTATACGGTCACGGGCGGAAAAATCACCTTCCGGGGGCACGACATCACCCATGCTCCGATTTATGAGCGAGCCAGGCTGGGCATCGGCGTGTCCTTTCAGCGGCCACCGACGATTCATGGCCTGAAGACGCGCCAGCTCGTGGCCATGTGCGCCCTCCACCGCGACCGGGAGGTGGACGTGGAGGCCCTGGCCCGCAAGCTCAATTTCGACCAGTTCCTGGAGCGGGACATCAATTCCGGTTTTTCCGGGGGGGAAATCAAGCGTTCCGAGTTGCTGCAACTGATGGCCCAGAAGCCCTCCCTGCTGCTGTTCGACGAGCCAGAATCCGGGGTAGATCTGGAAAACATGGCCTTGATCGGGAACACGGTGAGGGAACTGCTCAACGGCTCCCAGGAGCCCAAGCCGGACCAGAGCATGAAGGATCTGCGAGCCAAACGTGAGACATCGGGGCTGATTATCACCCATACCGGATACATTTTGGACTATATTCACGCGGACCGAGGCCAGGTACTCCATAAGGGCGTGTTGTGCTGCCAGGCCAACCCACGCGTGATTTTAGAACATATCGGGAAATTCGGTTACAAGGAGTGCGTACGATGTCTGAATTAG
- a CDS encoding methyl-accepting chemotaxis protein: MLQVVRSVEGFRLAGFGTVLAVPVIAVGLYLAQASTWTILAVVIAGCALLALLMWGFLSRLTAVLRSNQACAEAIVAGKYHFLPEQVTDSGLLGQSQDGLREMLTHLKHELSLSKGVMRSMVTPFVVTDVNEVFIYGNQGLIRMLEHEGKPEKYYGQDVSMFFYGEKRQTVLGIAMKENRSISKEVEFTGRKGGKRNIHIDAAPLFDIEGQLMGALCIYTDLSDIRASEAKLCEQNDIISSAAGKATGVSKSLAAAAAELAAQVEEARGGAEEQRSRTAETATAMEEMNATVLEVARNASSAAEASDQARGKAMEGAKIVDESVAAITKVQSQSSEVRSSLGQLGQQAEQIGRIMNVIEDIADQTNLLALNAAIEAARAGDAGRGFAVVADEVRKLAEKTMNATKEVGDAISAIQQGTRDSITSMDQAVGTIEDATTQVNLSGRSLQEILGLAEQAADQVRSIATAAEQQSATSEEINRGVDEINRIASDTSEVMNQSARSVSQMAGMAVELNTIIAEMRAQAPEECTPT; the protein is encoded by the coding sequence ATGTTGCAGGTGGTTCGGTCCGTTGAAGGCTTTCGCCTGGCCGGGTTTGGGACGGTTTTGGCCGTTCCCGTGATCGCCGTGGGGCTGTATCTGGCCCAGGCTTCGACCTGGACTATTCTGGCAGTGGTCATCGCTGGATGCGCGTTGCTCGCGCTGTTGATGTGGGGATTTCTTTCCAGGCTGACCGCGGTGCTGCGAAGCAACCAGGCATGCGCTGAGGCCATCGTCGCGGGGAAGTATCACTTTTTGCCTGAGCAGGTAACGGATTCCGGATTGCTTGGGCAAAGTCAGGACGGTCTGCGGGAGATGCTGACCCACCTGAAGCACGAACTGAGCCTGTCCAAAGGCGTGATGCGCAGCATGGTCACGCCTTTCGTGGTCACGGACGTCAATGAGGTCTTCATTTACGGCAATCAGGGACTGATCAGGATGCTGGAGCATGAAGGAAAGCCCGAGAAGTATTACGGGCAGGACGTGTCCATGTTCTTTTACGGGGAAAAGCGGCAGACGGTGTTGGGGATAGCCATGAAGGAGAACCGTTCCATCAGCAAGGAAGTGGAATTCACCGGACGTAAGGGTGGAAAGCGGAACATTCATATCGACGCCGCGCCGCTGTTTGATATCGAAGGCCAATTGATGGGCGCTCTGTGCATCTATACTGACTTATCCGACATTCGAGCTTCCGAGGCCAAATTGTGCGAACAGAACGACATCATTTCCTCCGCGGCGGGCAAGGCCACCGGAGTGTCCAAGTCGTTGGCCGCGGCGGCCGCGGAACTGGCCGCACAAGTGGAGGAGGCGCGTGGAGGTGCGGAGGAGCAGCGATCTCGGACCGCTGAAACCGCCACGGCCATGGAGGAAATGAACGCCACGGTCCTGGAGGTGGCCAGAAACGCCTCCAGTGCCGCTGAAGCGTCGGACCAGGCCAGGGGGAAGGCCATGGAAGGGGCGAAGATTGTGGACGAGTCCGTGGCGGCCATCACCAAGGTGCAGTCCCAGTCCTCGGAAGTGCGGTCGAGCTTGGGCCAGCTCGGCCAGCAGGCCGAACAGATCGGACGGATCATGAACGTGATCGAGGACATTGCGGACCAGACCAATCTCCTGGCCTTGAACGCGGCCATCGAGGCGGCCCGGGCCGGGGACGCCGGACGCGGTTTCGCCGTGGTGGCCGACGAGGTACGCAAACTGGCCGAGAAGACCATGAACGCGACCAAGGAAGTGGGCGACGCCATATCCGCCATTCAGCAAGGCACACGGGACAGCATCACGAGCATGGACCAGGCTGTGGGAACCATCGAGGACGCCACCACGCAGGTTAATCTCTCCGGGCGGTCGCTTCAGGAGATTCTCGGGCTGGCCGAACAGGCCGCGGACCAGGTCCGGTCCATCGCCACGGCGGCTGAGCAGCAGTCCGCCACCAGCGAGGAAATCAATCGCGGGGTGGACGAAATCAACCGGATAGCCTCGGATACCAGCGAGGTCATGAACCAGTCGGCCCGGAGCGTTTCCCAAATGGCTGGCATGGCCGTTGAACTGAATACGATCATCGCTGAAATGCGCGCCCAGGCTCCGGAGGAATGCACGCCGACGTAA
- the xseB gene encoding exodeoxyribonuclease VII small subunit, producing the protein MPPKKKEPGFDARLAELQGIVARLENEDLPLEAGVALFKEGVVLAKTCRKQLESAKNEVLVLSQGLLEPFEPEDPAADPQPAVSENDDESIPF; encoded by the coding sequence ATGCCACCCAAAAAAAAGGAACCGGGCTTTGACGCCAGGCTGGCCGAGTTGCAAGGCATCGTGGCCCGCCTAGAGAACGAGGATCTGCCGCTTGAAGCCGGTGTCGCCCTGTTCAAGGAAGGCGTCGTGCTGGCCAAAACCTGCCGCAAGCAGTTGGAATCGGCCAAGAATGAAGTCTTGGTCCTGTCCCAGGGCCTGCTCGAACCCTTTGAACCGGAAGATCCCGCCGCCGACCCGCAACCCGCTGTATCGGAGAACGATGATGAAAGCATACCTTTCTGA